The Synechococcus sp. UW69 DNA segment AGCCGAACAACGCGCACTGCCCAGCTACATCAAAGGCGTGCAATGTGTGCATTGCGTGGATCGCTTCACCGACGCCGACCGGGAACGGTTTGCGATGCGGCAACGGCAAATTGATCAGATGCAGGCTTGAGGGATTCAGACCGCATCGGACAATCCTTGCAAGGACGACTCCATGCCGTGCTGCCGATCCTCTACAGCTTCCGCCGCTGCCCCTACGCCATGCGCGCCCGCTGGGCCCTGCTGGAGGCCGGTCTTCTGGTGCAGTGGCGCGAAATCGCGCTGAAGGCCAAACCGGCTGAGATGTTGGCGGTCTCCCCCAAGGGCACCGTTCCGGTGCTGGTGTTGCCAGACGGAGAGGTCATCGAAGAAAGCCATGCGGTGATGGACTGGGCCCTGAATCAGGCGGACCCACGGGAGCTGCTGTGGTCCAGCGATAGCGACACGTCAGCGCTGATCCAGCAGAACGACGGACCGTTCAAGCACCACCTGGACCGGTTCAAATACACCGATCGCTATCCCGGCACCAACAAGGATGAGCAGCGGAACGCCGGCCTCACGATTCTGAAAAGCTGGAACCAGAGGATTGCCGAGCAGGGCTGGCTGCTTGGCGAGCGCATCTCACTGGCTGATGCGGCCATCTGGCCGTTCGTGCGGCAGTGGCGTATCGCCGATCCTGAGGGTTTCGACAACGACACCGCTCTGGCGCCACTGCGCAGCTGGCTCACCGGCTTCCTGGAGGCCCCCCGCTTCGAACGGCTGATGCAGCGGGCCGATCCCTGGAGTGCCGGTGGGCAACAGCACCACTTCCCTGCCGATGCCGTGGCGGTGCCCCTGGATCAACCCCTGTTCCACCTGGCC contains these protein-coding regions:
- a CDS encoding DUF952 domain-containing protein, with protein sequence MLPILYSFRRCPYAMRARWALLEAGLLVQWREIALKAKPAEMLAVSPKGTVPVLVLPDGEVIEESHAVMDWALNQADPRELLWSSDSDTSALIQQNDGPFKHHLDRFKYTDRYPGTNKDEQRNAGLTILKSWNQRIAEQGWLLGERISLADAAIWPFVRQWRIADPEGFDNDTALAPLRSWLTGFLEAPRFERLMQRADPWSAGGQQHHFPADAVAVPLDQPLFHLALKGDWQAAQTNGSYRISTRGMGLDQVGFIHCSWQEQVNATFERFYADAGDVLLLEIDAAAVDAPLRADAIPSGELFPHLYGALPLEAVRSVVTMPASA